From Bradyrhizobium sp. 4:
TTCTGGGACCCCGACGTCATCGCGGTCGATCCGTCCTTTAACGATCTCGCGCAGCCCAACACGGCGATCAAGCGTCTCTATACGGGCGTGCTGTGGGCTGAAGGCCCGGCGTGGAGTGCACAGGGCCGCTATCTGCTATGGAGCGACATTCCCAACAACAGGCAGATGCGCTGGAGCGAAGACGACGGTCGCGTCAGCGTGTTCCGCTCGCCGTCCAACAATTCCAACGGCAACTCGTTCGATTTCCAGGGCCGTCAACTCTCCTGCGAACATTTGACCCGGCGGGTGACGCGTTATGAACATGACGGCACCGCGACCGTGCTTTGCGACAATTACAACGGCAAGAAGCTGAACTCGCCGAACGACGTCGTCGCGCATCCTGACGGCAGCTACTGGTTCACCGATCCGCCCTATGGCGGCCAGCTCTACGAAGGTGAGCCCGACGCCGCGGGCGGTCCGAGCAATTCCAGCGGCAAGCTCAATCCACGGATTGGACAGCCGGCCGGCTTCGCACCGGGCAGGCGCGAGCTGCCGACCAATTGCTATCGCATCGATCCTAGCGGCCGTGTCGACCTCGTCGTCACCGAGGAGCAGGTGCCAGATCCAAACGGGTTGTGCTTCTCGCCGGACTTCAAGAAGCTCTACGTCGTCTCAACCGGCAAGGGACCCGGCGACACCGGGCCCGGCGGCAAGGGCGAGATTTTCGTGTTCGACGTCGGCGGCGACAACAAGCTCACCAACCAGAAGCGGTTCAGCGAGTGCGTGATCGACGGTGTGAAGTGCGGGCCGGACGGTGTGCGCTGCGACGTCAACGGCAATGTCTGGGCCTCCAGCAATGCGGGCCGCGCCGTCGGCTATAGCGGCGTGACGACGTGGTCGCCGGACGGCAAGCTCCTCGGCCGCATCCGGCTGCCCGAAGTGTGCGGCAACATCTGCTTCGGCGGCCCCAAGCGCAACCGCCTGTTCATGGCCGCGAGCCAGTCGCTCTATGCGGTGTACACGGCCACGCAAGGCGCAGGCCCGGGCTAAGCCCGCGCGAGAGACCACAAGCACGGGCGTCGGCATGGACCGCCGG
This genomic window contains:
- a CDS encoding SMP-30/gluconolactonase/LRE family protein yields the protein MIRQKQRDHDAALSRRTLVQGLALGAATFAGAGSALAQTGPAAPPTTITTPPRDFGPNGAPTTYFWDPDVIAVDPSFNDLAQPNTAIKRLYTGVLWAEGPAWSAQGRYLLWSDIPNNRQMRWSEDDGRVSVFRSPSNNSNGNSFDFQGRQLSCEHLTRRVTRYEHDGTATVLCDNYNGKKLNSPNDVVAHPDGSYWFTDPPYGGQLYEGEPDAAGGPSNSSGKLNPRIGQPAGFAPGRRELPTNCYRIDPSGRVDLVVTEEQVPDPNGLCFSPDFKKLYVVSTGKGPGDTGPGGKGEIFVFDVGGDNKLTNQKRFSECVIDGVKCGPDGVRCDVNGNVWASSNAGRAVGYSGVTTWSPDGKLLGRIRLPEVCGNICFGGPKRNRLFMAASQSLYAVYTATQGAGPG